One window of the Nitrospinota bacterium genome contains the following:
- the fliG gene encoding flagellar motor switch protein FliG, with product MARQFTGPEKAAILLMSLGEENAVPILENMDEREIQMIGNYISSLGDVDMPSMDAVTKEFYDSVDAGTGGLGIARMDFLKSALMKALDPAKAMEILNNITTPGDEMGGGLETVRMLEPRTIAAFLVNEHPQTAAIIIAHLDTPMASQTIRELPEENRMEIVHRLASLERVSPSILRELDEALQNEFRASGAVSGSKLGGLESAAHIMGALDRATETSILSAMDEVDPDMANEIRNLRFTYEDILKIDDQGIQLILKEVNNEDLLISLKTASDALKDKWLNNMSERAALMIREDLESMGPTKISEVEKTQSKIVGVCKKLEEEGKISVGGGSGEELV from the coding sequence ATGGCTAGACAATTCACCGGCCCCGAAAAAGCCGCCATTCTCCTGATGTCCCTGGGAGAAGAAAACGCCGTTCCCATTCTGGAAAATATGGATGAACGGGAAATCCAGATGATTGGTAACTACATATCTTCCCTCGGAGATGTGGACATGCCATCCATGGATGCCGTCACCAAAGAATTTTATGACAGCGTGGATGCCGGCACCGGAGGGCTTGGAATCGCCAGGATGGATTTTTTAAAGTCCGCTTTGATGAAAGCCCTCGACCCGGCGAAAGCGATGGAAATTCTCAATAATATAACCACCCCTGGCGACGAAATGGGCGGCGGCCTGGAAACAGTGCGCATGCTGGAACCCCGAACCATAGCCGCTTTTTTAGTCAACGAGCATCCACAAACGGCGGCGATCATAATAGCCCATTTGGACACTCCAATGGCAAGTCAAACCATCCGCGAACTGCCGGAAGAAAATCGCATGGAAATCGTCCACCGTCTGGCATCGCTTGAGCGGGTCTCTCCGAGCATTCTCCGTGAACTGGATGAAGCGCTACAAAATGAATTTCGAGCCTCGGGTGCGGTTTCCGGAAGCAAACTGGGGGGGCTGGAAAGCGCCGCTCACATCATGGGAGCGCTGGATCGGGCCACGGAAACCTCCATTCTGTCCGCCATGGACGAAGTTGACCCGGACATGGCCAATGAAATCCGTAATCTCCGGTTCACCTATGAGGATATTCTAAAAATCGACGACCAGGGCATTCAATTGATCTTGAAAGAAGTCAATAATGAGGATTTGCTGATTTCTCTAAAAACCGCCAGCGATGCGCTCAAGGATAAATGGTTAAATAATATGTCGGAGCGGGCGGCTTTGATGATACGAGAAGATCTCGAATCCATGGGGCCCACGAAGATCAGCGAGGTGGAAAAAACCCAGTCAAAGATCGTCGGCGTGTGCAAAAAACTGGAAGAAGAAGGCAAAATATCTGTCGGCGGAGGCTCAGGCGAGGAACTTGTATAA
- the fliF gene encoding flagellar basal-body MS-ring/collar protein FliF, which produces MEKFSTFIKQLTDRFSALPQGQKFAVFALVATGFASLFAMSLWVQTPDYQLLYAKLSPQDAAQIVERLKTEKIPYELSAGGQTIRVPSKDMHEIRLKLAGEGLPEGGEVGMEIFEDSTLWMTEFMQKLNYQRAIQGELSRTIKTLDAVEQARVHLVIPKDTLFLKEKPRGKASVTIKVKAGKTVTRDQAQGIVHLVAASVEGISAQDVVVVDLKGNILSGDQQGSSGAVRTTTNHQHKMLVEKQIQDTIVRMLENALGEGKVIARVNADLDFEVVERTEEIFDPDSQVVRSEQIVTEATLGALPPGGVPGAQSLVPGGTGGGAAGSQGAKRDKENQTFNYEINKIVRQISKPIGTVKKLSVAVLIDGNVTGEPAQYQPRTPEEMAKYLPIVKSAIGYDEKRGDQIQLENVQFDRSFEQDEESRLAKSETADLAFKVAKYVLGALFVLLFFTRVIRPIINWMTTSLEVVPEHGQLTTTEMAAVEEEKKSLGNVLNESAEIRQAVAEFAGNDPKFTASIIRKWLKDKSPAS; this is translated from the coding sequence ATGGAAAAATTTTCCACATTTATCAAGCAGCTCACCGACCGATTTTCTGCTCTTCCCCAAGGACAGAAATTTGCTGTTTTTGCATTGGTGGCCACCGGTTTCGCCTCCCTGTTCGCCATGTCCCTGTGGGTGCAGACTCCTGACTACCAGCTTCTTTACGCTAAACTGAGCCCTCAGGATGCCGCCCAAATTGTGGAGCGGCTGAAGACAGAAAAAATTCCTTACGAACTTTCCGCAGGCGGGCAAACCATTCGGGTCCCGTCCAAAGACATGCATGAAATCCGCCTCAAGCTGGCCGGCGAAGGCCTGCCTGAAGGGGGAGAAGTGGGCATGGAAATTTTTGAGGACAGCACTCTGTGGATGACGGAATTCATGCAGAAACTCAACTATCAACGCGCCATCCAGGGTGAATTGAGCCGCACCATCAAGACCCTGGATGCCGTGGAACAGGCGCGAGTCCATTTGGTAATTCCCAAAGACACCTTGTTCCTTAAAGAAAAACCGCGTGGGAAAGCCTCCGTCACCATCAAGGTCAAGGCTGGAAAAACAGTGACCAGAGATCAGGCGCAGGGAATCGTCCATCTTGTTGCCGCCAGCGTAGAAGGAATCAGCGCACAGGATGTCGTGGTCGTCGATCTGAAAGGAAATATTTTATCCGGGGACCAGCAAGGTTCCAGCGGCGCCGTCCGCACCACCACCAATCATCAGCACAAGATGCTGGTTGAAAAACAAATTCAGGACACCATCGTTCGCATGCTGGAAAATGCCTTGGGAGAAGGCAAGGTCATTGCCCGCGTGAATGCCGACCTCGACTTTGAAGTGGTGGAGAGGACGGAAGAAATTTTTGATCCGGATTCCCAGGTGGTTCGAAGCGAACAAATCGTGACCGAAGCGACCCTGGGGGCGCTGCCTCCGGGAGGTGTCCCTGGAGCCCAAAGTCTAGTCCCTGGCGGAACAGGTGGAGGTGCTGCGGGAAGCCAAGGGGCAAAACGCGACAAGGAAAATCAAACCTTCAATTATGAAATCAACAAAATTGTCAGGCAGATCTCCAAGCCCATCGGCACCGTAAAGAAATTGTCCGTCGCCGTACTCATTGATGGAAACGTCACGGGGGAACCTGCCCAATACCAGCCCAGGACCCCAGAAGAAATGGCAAAATACCTGCCCATTGTCAAATCCGCCATCGGCTACGATGAAAAACGCGGGGACCAGATCCAGCTGGAAAACGTTCAGTTCGACCGGAGCTTTGAACAGGATGAGGAAAGCAGACTCGCCAAGTCCGAAACCGCAGATCTGGCGTTCAAGGTCGCTAAATACGTTTTAGGGGCTCTTTTCGTTCTCTTATTTTTCACAAGAGTCATCCGTCCCATTATCAACTGGATGACGACTTCCCTTGAGGTGGTTCCAGAGCATGGCCAATTAACGACCACTGAAATGGCCGCTGTCGAGGAAGAGAAAAAAAGCCTGGGCAATGTCCTCAATGAGTCCGCAGAAATCCGGCAAGCGGTCGCAGAATTCGCCGGTAATGATCCCAAGTTTACCGCCAGCATCATTCGCAAATGGCTCAAAGATAAAAGCCCGGCATCCTAA
- the flgC gene encoding flagellar basal body rod protein FlgC, producing the protein MDFLTAMQISSSGLNVQRQRMEAISSNLANVETTRTPEGGPYRKKSVVVSALPLENSFGEVLKNELGDTLNQVLVTQVVRDQTEPRTVFNPNHPDANKEGYVAMPNIDLISEMVDMVTTTRSFEANVTAMNAAKSMALRAIELGR; encoded by the coding sequence ATGGATTTTTTGACAGCAATGCAGATCAGTTCCTCCGGACTGAACGTTCAGCGGCAACGCATGGAAGCCATTTCCAGCAACCTGGCCAATGTAGAAACCACCCGCACCCCTGAAGGGGGTCCGTACCGGAAAAAGAGCGTGGTGGTCAGCGCCCTGCCGTTGGAGAATAGTTTTGGTGAAGTTTTGAAAAATGAATTGGGAGATACGCTGAATCAAGTCCTGGTCACTCAGGTGGTTCGTGACCAAACGGAACCCAGGACCGTTTTCAATCCGAATCATCCAGACGCGAACAAGGAGGGCTATGTCGCCATGCCAAACATTGACTTGATCAGCGAAATGGTGGATATGGTCACTACAACACGTTCTTTTGAAGCCAACGTCACCGCCATGAACGCCGCAAAATCCATGGCGCTCCGCGCGATAGAACTTGGAAGATAA